The following are encoded in a window of Brockia lithotrophica genomic DNA:
- the ruvX gene encoding Holliday junction resolvase RuvX gives MGRVLALDVGTRTIGVAVSDPLGITAQGLETIFRRGGNEYARLLELLEKYEVTTVVIGYPRHLDGRPGETARQAEDVARFLAKRTDVEIVFWDERLTTQEALRALREAGASPARKKERKDVLAAQLLLDSYLRRRKGGTP, from the coding sequence GTGGGGAGGGTCCTCGCCCTTGACGTGGGGACGCGGACGATCGGCGTCGCGGTAAGCGATCCCCTCGGGATCACGGCCCAGGGGTTGGAGACCATTTTTCGGCGCGGCGGAAACGAGTACGCCCGACTTCTCGAACTCCTCGAGAAGTACGAGGTCACAACGGTGGTCATCGGCTACCCGCGTCACCTGGACGGTCGCCCCGGAGAAACGGCGCGGCAAGCGGAAGACGTCGCCCGCTTCTTGGCCAAACGAACCGACGTGGAGATCGTCTTTTGGGACGAAAGGCTCACCACGCAGGAGGCGCTCCGTGCCCTTCGGGAGGCCGGGGCTTCTCCTGCGCGCAAGAAGGAGCGCAAGGACGTCCTTGCGGCGCAGCTCCTTCTCGACAGTTACCTTCGCAGGCGAAAGGGAGGAACACCATGA
- a CDS encoding Hsp20/alpha crystallin family protein codes for MFGIVPFRDRKRRDVRSVFDEFSSLMDRLLDEDFFLVPFVPRSFRTDIRETEDAYIVEAELPGVPKEAIRVTYDEGVLSIVVEEDKDITEEKGEYIRRERYRGRNERHFALENVDEEKITASFENGVLRITLPKLKRTPPKGREIVIE; via the coding sequence ATGTTCGGGATCGTACCTTTCCGCGACCGGAAACGCCGGGACGTGCGGAGCGTCTTCGACGAGTTTAGCTCCCTCATGGACCGTCTTCTGGACGAAGACTTCTTCCTCGTGCCGTTTGTCCCCCGTAGCTTCCGTACGGACATCCGCGAAACGGAGGATGCCTACATCGTCGAGGCGGAACTCCCGGGTGTCCCGAAGGAAGCCATTCGCGTGACGTACGACGAAGGCGTCCTGAGCATCGTTGTCGAAGAAGACAAGGACATCACGGAGGAAAAGGGCGAATACATCCGCCGCGAACGCTACCGCGGGCGCAACGAACGCCACTTCGCGTTGGAAAACGTGGACGAGGAAAAGATCACCGCTTCGTTCGAAAACGGGGTGCTCCGGATCACGCTTCCCAAGCTCAAGCGTACGCCCCCCAAGGGCCGAGAGATCGTCATCGAGTAA
- the mltG gene encoding endolytic transglycosylase MltG yields the protein MGRKGRRWMLGAALFFLVLALAGLGGSYAWYRASLAPPADGGVPYPIVVEISSGMSSRDIAELLMRAGVIRSAPAFLLYLRLEEPSAVLLAGRYRFEAPTSVPEVVRILREGRTYVETVTFTVPEGFTAEEIASLLEEKGLCTREEFLSEVARGSFSLSFSDDVPSPDERSGRKYRWEGYLFPDTYTVPKDAGAHAIAERMLQRFAEVFDPAWREELKRRGISLDEAVIVASLVEREAVVPDERPKIAGVIYNRLAHKMPLQIDATVAYALGDPHRQKIGYDDLGVDHPYNTYRVHGLPPGPIANPGREALKAAVFPESHEYLYYVTKKDGSGEHYFAQTYEEHLANIRRSEENARRLSSGA from the coding sequence TTGGGACGGAAGGGACGCCGTTGGATGCTCGGGGCGGCCCTCTTTTTTCTTGTCCTCGCCCTAGCAGGGTTGGGTGGATCGTACGCTTGGTACCGCGCTTCCTTGGCGCCTCCCGCGGACGGTGGGGTTCCGTATCCGATCGTGGTCGAGATTTCCTCCGGGATGAGCTCCCGCGACATCGCCGAACTCCTCATGCGCGCGGGCGTGATCCGAAGCGCCCCGGCCTTCCTCCTCTACCTGCGCCTAGAAGAGCCTTCCGCTGTGCTGCTCGCGGGGCGCTACCGCTTCGAGGCGCCCACTTCCGTGCCGGAAGTCGTCCGCATCCTTCGGGAAGGGCGCACGTATGTGGAAACGGTCACGTTTACCGTACCCGAGGGGTTTACGGCGGAAGAGATCGCCTCGCTCCTCGAAGAAAAGGGGCTGTGCACGCGCGAGGAGTTCTTGTCCGAGGTTGCGCGGGGTTCCTTTTCGCTGTCGTTTTCGGACGACGTACCTTCTCCCGATGAACGTTCGGGTCGCAAGTACCGTTGGGAAGGGTACCTGTTTCCGGATACGTACACGGTTCCGAAGGATGCGGGTGCCCACGCGATCGCGGAGCGTATGCTCCAGCGCTTTGCCGAGGTCTTCGATCCCGCGTGGCGGGAAGAGCTGAAACGCCGGGGAATTTCCCTCGACGAAGCCGTAATCGTCGCCTCCCTCGTGGAACGCGAGGCCGTCGTCCCGGACGAACGGCCGAAGATCGCCGGCGTAATCTACAACCGCCTTGCGCACAAGATGCCCCTCCAGATCGACGCGACCGTAGCCTATGCCCTCGGCGATCCCCATCGGCAGAAGATCGGCTACGACGACCTCGGAGTAGACCATCCGTACAACACGTACCGCGTCCACGGCCTTCCCCCGGGGCCCATCGCCAATCCCGGACGGGAGGCCCTCAAGGCCGCCGTCTTTCCGGAGAGCCATGAGTACCTGTATTACGTGACCAAAAAGGACGGCAGCGGTGAACACTACTTCGCGCAGACGTACGAAGAGCACCTGGCGAACATCCGGCGTAGCGAGGAAAACGCCCGCCGCCTTTCCTCGGGCGCGTGA
- a CDS encoding metal ABC transporter permease: MREFLEALLTYRFLQNALLGGLLTGFVAPLIGTFVLVRRLPVIADALAHIALPGVATGIILASTYPWFAHIDPVYFGMLFALLAMLFIEKLRGAYRSYSEIAIPIALSTGVGFGVVLLSIVRGLNVDVFDLLFGNILSVTSADLYRMAFASAAILFLVVLFYKELLFLSFDEDTARVSGVPAEFVNFLFAVLLALVIGVALNVVGMLLVSALITLPVATAVRLARSFKETILLSVLFGEWAVLTGTVLSYTYNLATGGTIVLVAALTLLFVLTGEGLGKRLRRRTTGEAPRPLVRSANVPLSRDDEGVASFEASRGLVRLSPLGPSNGEAADGKGG, translated from the coding sequence ATGCGCGAATTTCTGGAAGCCCTCCTCACCTACCGCTTTTTGCAAAACGCCTTGCTTGGCGGCCTTCTCACGGGATTTGTCGCGCCCCTCATCGGCACGTTCGTGCTCGTCCGGCGCCTGCCCGTGATCGCCGACGCCCTCGCCCACATCGCCCTTCCCGGCGTCGCCACGGGGATCATCCTCGCGTCGACGTATCCGTGGTTTGCCCACATCGATCCCGTGTACTTCGGGATGCTCTTTGCCCTCTTGGCGATGCTCTTCATCGAGAAGTTGCGCGGAGCGTACCGCTCGTACAGTGAGATCGCCATCCCCATCGCCCTTTCCACGGGCGTGGGCTTTGGTGTGGTGCTTTTGAGCATCGTCCGCGGGCTCAACGTGGACGTCTTTGACCTCCTCTTCGGGAACATCCTCTCCGTAACTTCGGCGGATCTGTACCGCATGGCCTTTGCGAGCGCGGCGATCCTATTCCTCGTCGTCCTCTTTTACAAAGAACTTCTCTTTCTTTCCTTCGATGAGGACACCGCCCGCGTTTCCGGCGTTCCCGCCGAGTTCGTGAACTTTTTGTTTGCCGTCCTTCTCGCCCTCGTAATCGGCGTCGCCCTCAACGTCGTAGGGATGCTCCTCGTCTCCGCCCTCATCACGCTGCCCGTGGCTACGGCCGTGCGCCTCGCCCGAAGCTTCAAGGAGACGATCCTTCTGAGCGTCCTCTTCGGGGAATGGGCCGTGCTCACGGGAACAGTGCTTTCCTACACGTACAACCTCGCCACGGGGGGTACGATCGTCCTCGTCGCCGCGCTCACCCTGCTCTTCGTCCTTACGGGAGAAGGGTTGGGGAAACGCCTCCGCCGTCGGACGACAGGGGAAGCCCCACGCCCCCTTGTCCGCAGTGCGAACGTGCCGCTTTCGCGTGACGACGAAGGTGTTGCGTCCTTCGAAGCTTCGCGGGGACTCGTCCGCCTTTCGCCCCTCGGACCTTCGAACGGAGAGGCCGCGGACGGGAAAGGAGGCTGA
- a CDS encoding IreB family regulatory phosphoprotein, with product MEPTDQTRTFSWGEGGEADLVRDILTDVYAALEEKGYDPVGQLVGYLLTGEPAYIPRHRQARNLIRKIPRDRLLEFLVRDYLTREVYPRLSPSAGTSSPDEGKGPSAPGERS from the coding sequence ATGGAGCCTACGGATCAGACCCGAACTTTTTCCTGGGGCGAGGGAGGAGAGGCGGATCTCGTCCGGGACATCCTAACGGATGTCTACGCCGCCCTCGAGGAAAAGGGGTACGATCCCGTAGGACAACTCGTCGGGTACCTCCTTACGGGCGAGCCCGCGTACATTCCCAGGCACCGCCAGGCGCGGAACTTGATCCGCAAGATTCCGCGCGATCGGCTGCTCGAGTTCCTCGTCCGCGACTACCTCACGCGCGAGGTGTATCCGAGGCTTTCTCCCTCGGCCGGCACGTCTTCTCCGGACGAGGGAAAGGGTCCTTCCGCTCCCGGGGAGCGTTCGTGA
- the alaS gene encoding alanine--tRNA ligase — MSREGSSVRSSEIRAKFLEFFREKDHLILPSAPLIPQDDPSLLFINSGVATLKKYFDGREAPPSRRLASAQKSIRTNDIEQVGKTSRHHTFFEMLGNFSIGDYFKREAIHWAWEFLTDPRWIGFPPERLSVTIHPEDEEAYAIWHGEIGLPDERIIRLEGNFWDIGEGPSGPNSEIFFDRGPAFGDDPNDPELYPGGENERYIEIWNLVFSQFNHNPDGTYTPLPSKNIDTGMGLERMAAILQGGRTNFDTDLFLPIIRGTEDLSGRRYGSSPEADVAFRVIADHVRTLAFAIGDGALPSNEGRGYVLRRLLRRAMRYGRNLGLDRPFLYEITPIVGEIMGDVYPEVREKARFIQEVVREEEERFLSRLDAGIKLLEKYVARARAEGRNELTGEEAFTLYDTYGFPFDLTLDYAQEAGLAVDRAGFEERLEEQRERARRARGEVDSMQVQGGDLLALDVESRFVGYETLEVPRARVEAVFDREGRRVRVLEAGEEGEIVLHETPFYAESGGQIGDRGVLEGDFGFAIVTDVRKAPRGQHLHRVSVRLGRLRVGDVVRAKVDEGSRRDIMRHHTATHLLHAALRHILGTHVVQAGSYVGDAYLRFDFTHPRPLTREERRAVEDWVNEQIWRALPVNTFLKPLEEARAMGAMALFGEKYGEIVRVVEIPTASLELCGGTHVANTQEILLFKIVSETGIGSGVRRIEAVAGPHAYRFTNERLALLEAVADRLEVGVEEILPRLEALAEERKTWEREREALLGRWARLVAAGLLERAETLVSPALDGERVELVTGVVDVPDADALRIVLDAVKEGVSGRGRPYAIALGATPGPNRVNLLLSFSPELVARGFDAGKRVREMAKFVGGGGGGRPDLGQAGGRDPSGLAEALRSVRTWFA; from the coding sequence GTGTCGAGGGAGGGAAGTTCCGTGCGTTCTTCGGAAATCCGCGCCAAATTCCTCGAGTTCTTCCGGGAAAAGGACCATCTGATTCTCCCCAGCGCCCCGCTGATCCCCCAGGACGACCCGTCGCTTCTCTTCATCAACTCCGGCGTGGCGACGCTCAAGAAGTACTTCGACGGGCGCGAGGCGCCCCCGAGCCGCCGTCTGGCCAGCGCACAGAAGTCCATCCGCACGAACGACATCGAGCAGGTGGGGAAGACCTCGCGCCACCACACGTTTTTCGAGATGCTCGGAAACTTTTCCATTGGCGACTACTTCAAGCGCGAGGCGATCCACTGGGCCTGGGAGTTCCTCACGGACCCGCGCTGGATCGGGTTTCCTCCGGAACGCCTTTCGGTGACGATCCACCCGGAAGACGAGGAAGCCTACGCCATTTGGCACGGGGAGATCGGCCTTCCGGACGAGCGGATCATTCGTCTCGAGGGGAACTTCTGGGACATCGGCGAAGGGCCCTCGGGCCCGAACAGCGAGATCTTCTTCGACCGCGGTCCGGCCTTCGGCGACGACCCGAACGACCCGGAACTCTACCCGGGCGGGGAAAACGAGCGCTACATCGAAATCTGGAACCTCGTCTTTTCCCAGTTCAACCACAACCCCGACGGGACGTACACCCCCCTTCCTTCGAAAAACATCGATACGGGGATGGGGCTCGAGCGCATGGCGGCGATCCTTCAGGGAGGGCGGACGAACTTCGACACGGACCTCTTCCTTCCGATCATCCGTGGGACAGAGGATTTGAGCGGACGCCGTTACGGAAGTTCGCCCGAAGCGGACGTCGCCTTCCGCGTAATCGCCGACCACGTTCGCACTCTCGCCTTTGCCATCGGAGACGGTGCGCTGCCGTCGAACGAAGGCCGCGGGTACGTGCTCCGTCGGCTTCTCCGGCGGGCGATGCGCTACGGGCGTAACCTCGGACTTGACCGCCCGTTTCTCTACGAGATTACTCCGATCGTCGGCGAGATCATGGGGGACGTCTACCCGGAAGTGCGGGAGAAGGCCCGCTTCATTCAGGAGGTCGTGCGCGAAGAGGAAGAGCGGTTCCTCTCGCGCCTCGACGCGGGAATCAAGTTGCTCGAGAAGTACGTCGCCCGCGCGCGGGCGGAAGGTCGGAACGAACTTACGGGAGAAGAGGCGTTTACCCTCTACGACACCTACGGCTTCCCCTTCGACCTCACGCTCGACTACGCCCAGGAAGCCGGCCTCGCCGTCGACCGCGCGGGATTCGAGGAGCGCCTGGAGGAGCAGCGGGAGCGAGCCCGCCGCGCCCGCGGCGAGGTGGATTCCATGCAGGTCCAAGGGGGCGATCTCCTCGCGTTGGACGTAGAGAGCCGCTTCGTCGGGTACGAGACGCTCGAAGTTCCTCGGGCACGCGTGGAAGCCGTCTTCGACCGTGAAGGGCGGCGCGTGCGCGTGCTCGAGGCGGGAGAAGAGGGCGAAATCGTCCTCCACGAAACCCCCTTCTACGCAGAAAGCGGGGGGCAGATCGGCGACCGCGGCGTACTCGAAGGGGATTTCGGCTTCGCCATCGTGACCGACGTGCGCAAGGCGCCCCGCGGGCAGCACCTGCACCGCGTAAGCGTGCGCCTCGGGCGCCTGCGCGTGGGCGACGTCGTCCGGGCCAAGGTCGACGAAGGCTCGCGGCGGGACATCATGCGCCACCACACGGCCACCCACCTCCTCCACGCCGCCCTCCGCCACATCCTCGGGACGCACGTCGTTCAGGCGGGTTCCTACGTGGGCGACGCCTACCTCCGCTTCGACTTCACGCACCCACGTCCTCTCACGCGCGAAGAGCGGCGGGCGGTAGAAGATTGGGTGAACGAACAGATCTGGCGGGCGTTGCCGGTGAACACCTTCTTGAAGCCGCTCGAGGAAGCGCGCGCCATGGGCGCCATGGCCCTCTTCGGCGAAAAGTACGGAGAGATCGTCCGCGTCGTGGAGATCCCCACCGCAAGTCTCGAGCTGTGCGGGGGGACCCACGTCGCGAACACGCAGGAAATCCTCCTCTTCAAGATCGTCTCCGAGACGGGCATCGGTTCCGGTGTGCGCCGCATCGAAGCCGTCGCTGGGCCGCACGCGTACCGCTTTACGAACGAGCGCCTCGCGCTCTTGGAGGCCGTTGCCGACCGCCTGGAAGTCGGCGTCGAGGAGATCTTGCCGCGCCTCGAGGCCCTTGCGGAAGAGCGAAAGACCTGGGAGCGCGAGCGCGAAGCGCTTCTGGGCCGTTGGGCGCGCCTCGTCGCCGCGGGTCTTCTCGAACGCGCGGAGACTCTCGTCTCGCCGGCTCTGGACGGCGAGCGTGTGGAACTCGTTACAGGCGTCGTGGACGTCCCCGACGCGGACGCCCTACGGATCGTGCTCGACGCGGTGAAGGAAGGCGTCTCCGGACGCGGGCGTCCCTACGCGATCGCCTTGGGAGCCACGCCGGGCCCGAACCGCGTAAACCTCCTCCTCTCCTTTTCTCCTGAACTCGTCGCCCGGGGTTTCGATGCGGGGAAGCGCGTGCGCGAGATGGCGAAGTTCGTCGGAGGAGGGGGCGGCGGACGCCCCGACCTCGGCCAGGCCGGCGGTCGCGATCCTTCCGGGCTTGCGGAGGCGCTCCGTTCCGTGCGCACGTGGTTCGCCTGA
- the sigK gene encoding RNA polymerase sporulation sigma factor SigK — translation MDSLLHWFLWVVRELKYLIGQIRQGSFPHPLPEEEEEEYVRRMLAGDVEARNRLIEHNLRLVAHIAKKFETSGEDPDDLISIGTIGLIKAVETYSPDKGTKLATYAAKCVENEILMHLRATKKMRRDISLFEPIGTDKEGNALTLMDVLPREEGDDFEERIAVRIERDRLEAYLHVLDEREREVIVRRFGLTGGEEETQKDVARALGISRSYVSRIEKRALMKLYHAMFRQTPTERPTFGGVGGEGHPSADEGEDKTDG, via the coding sequence GTGGATTCCCTCCTGCACTGGTTTTTGTGGGTCGTCCGCGAACTCAAGTACCTGATCGGACAAATCCGGCAAGGCTCTTTCCCCCATCCTCTTCCGGAGGAAGAAGAAGAGGAATACGTCCGGCGGATGCTCGCCGGCGACGTGGAGGCGCGCAACCGCCTCATCGAGCACAACCTTCGTCTTGTGGCGCACATCGCCAAGAAGTTCGAAACGAGCGGGGAAGACCCCGACGACCTCATTTCTATCGGCACGATCGGCCTCATCAAGGCGGTGGAGACCTACTCGCCAGACAAAGGAACAAAGCTCGCGACCTACGCGGCTAAGTGCGTAGAAAACGAGATCCTCATGCACCTGCGCGCGACCAAAAAAATGCGGCGCGACATCTCCCTCTTCGAACCCATCGGTACGGACAAGGAAGGAAACGCCCTCACGCTTATGGACGTCCTGCCGCGCGAGGAGGGCGACGACTTTGAGGAGCGCATCGCGGTTCGCATCGAACGCGATCGCCTAGAGGCGTACCTCCACGTCCTCGACGAGCGCGAACGTGAGGTGATCGTCCGCCGCTTCGGACTTACGGGAGGTGAGGAAGAGACGCAAAAGGATGTCGCCCGCGCGTTGGGGATCTCCCGCTCGTACGTATCGCGGATCGAAAAGCGCGCGCTCATGAAACTCTACCACGCCATGTTCCGCCAGACGCCCACAGAACGGCCGACCTTCGGTGGGGTAGGAGGAGAGGGGCATCCCTCTGCCGACGAGGGAGAAGACAAAACGGACGGCTGA
- a CDS encoding DUF1292 domain-containing protein — MSEEQERHSHHDLTFTFGLDADDFEDVLTLVDEEGNERQYEVISQFHVDETGKDYILLVPQDAEEAEDEDQQEVLAFRYEENEDGLVLYPIEDEAEWAVVEEAFDTLMSLEEE; from the coding sequence ATGAGCGAAGAACAGGAACGGCATTCCCACCACGACCTGACGTTTACCTTCGGCCTCGACGCCGACGACTTCGAGGACGTGCTCACCCTCGTCGACGAGGAGGGTAACGAGCGCCAGTACGAGGTCATCTCCCAGTTCCACGTCGACGAGACCGGCAAGGACTACATCCTCCTCGTCCCTCAGGACGCGGAAGAGGCGGAGGACGAGGACCAACAGGAAGTTCTCGCCTTTCGCTACGAAGAAAACGAAGACGGCCTCGTCCTCTACCCGATCGAGGACGAAGCCGAATGGGCGGTCGTCGAAGAGGCGTTTGACACGCTCATGTCCCTGGAAGAGGAGTGA
- a CDS encoding Fur family transcriptional regulator, with translation MRVEEALRRLEDEGYKATNKREAILRTLAREDRYLTAKDLFALLHDDYPYLSFDTIYRNLRLFEALGIVTSIEFDGQRRFRLRCDTEEHHHHFICIRCGATMVIPGCPLDVLPLNGLDPDVLIVDHKFELYGLCPRCRKEVGDVTAVV, from the coding sequence GTGCGCGTAGAAGAGGCGCTTCGGCGCTTAGAAGATGAGGGCTACAAGGCGACGAACAAGCGCGAGGCGATCCTCCGCACTTTGGCCCGCGAAGACCGCTACCTTACGGCTAAAGATCTCTTCGCTCTCCTGCACGACGACTACCCTTACTTGAGTTTCGATACGATTTACCGCAACCTCCGCCTCTTTGAGGCGCTGGGCATCGTCACGTCGATCGAGTTCGACGGCCAGCGCCGCTTTCGCCTGCGCTGCGATACCGAGGAGCACCACCACCACTTCATCTGCATTCGCTGCGGGGCGACGATGGTCATCCCCGGTTGCCCGTTGGATGTCCTCCCGCTGAACGGGTTGGATCCCGACGTCCTCATCGTCGACCACAAGTTCGAGCTCTACGGGTTGTGCCCCCGCTGCCGCAAAGAGGTGGGGGACGTGACGGCCGTCGTCTGA
- a CDS encoding metal ABC transporter ATP-binding protein, giving the protein MSHLEVRTVPPTFGKAEPVLELRGITFAYDRIPVLEDVSLTLHRGELLGLVGPNGSGKSTLVRIALGLLRPDAGSVAWFGLPLEKFRAWSRVGYVSQKAASFNLGFPASVEEVVTMGLTGKLGLFRLPGRREREKVREALETVGMADFADRPIGRLSGGQQQRVFIARALVSDPEVLILDEPTVGVDVRSEAEFYALLEKLNRERKLSILLVSHDLGAVSERMHTVVVLNRRVFFAGSTADFRARWESVLREAYGELMVPVAHRALGS; this is encoded by the coding sequence ATGTCTCATTTGGAGGTGCGCACCGTTCCTCCGACGTTCGGGAAGGCCGAGCCGGTACTTGAACTTCGCGGGATCACCTTTGCCTACGATCGCATTCCCGTACTCGAAGACGTTTCTCTGACTTTGCACCGCGGTGAACTCTTGGGTCTCGTGGGGCCGAACGGTTCCGGGAAGTCCACGCTCGTGCGCATCGCCCTCGGGCTTCTCCGTCCGGACGCGGGAAGCGTGGCGTGGTTCGGCTTGCCTTTGGAAAAGTTCCGCGCGTGGTCGCGGGTGGGGTACGTGTCCCAAAAGGCGGCGAGTTTCAACCTCGGGTTCCCCGCTTCCGTAGAGGAAGTCGTCACCATGGGCCTCACGGGGAAGCTCGGCCTGTTCCGCCTCCCGGGACGACGCGAGCGGGAAAAGGTACGTGAAGCCTTGGAGACGGTGGGGATGGCCGACTTTGCCGACCGCCCGATCGGCCGCCTTTCGGGCGGGCAACAGCAGCGCGTCTTCATCGCCCGCGCCCTCGTATCCGATCCCGAAGTCCTCATCCTCGACGAACCGACGGTCGGGGTAGACGTGCGATCGGAAGCGGAGTTTTACGCCCTCTTGGAAAAGCTCAACCGCGAACGGAAGCTCTCCATCCTCCTCGTCTCCCACGACCTCGGGGCGGTTTCGGAGCGGATGCACACGGTCGTCGTCTTGAACCGCCGCGTGTTTTTCGCCGGAAGTACGGCGGATTTCCGCGCCCGCTGGGAGAGCGTGCTTCGCGAGGCGTACGGGGAACTCATGGTGCCCGTCGCGCACCGCGCGCTAGGTTCATAG
- a CDS encoding AI-2E family transporter, with product MKSVQLFRGSPSERAVLWGFALLLLALLLRGALPVLTTLLSFALKVSLPFLLALFVAYLLEPGVRVLERRGFERRRAVQAVYAFFFLLVGFALALAVFRLDEVAKGVQSFLHRLAASFEELGDGTEGPLAALPPSLRAEVLRWGAHLYARLPELAVAQLEKLDNLWNFVFVVTLSPFIAYFYLVDGEAFFRFFALGVPPAWRATFAHLLFRIDGRLARYVRGLVYVAVLEGILVYLGYRLVGLPFAAVFAVLTAIFEFVPFVGPVLAAGFPLLYAVPLGWSKVLSAFAVVLVAQLVENNLLSPLISGKVTDLHPLAILTAVLVGGELLGFLGMVLAVPVSLVVREVVFAWDSLRAPEGPTPSPDG from the coding sequence GTGAAGTCGGTGCAGCTCTTTCGCGGTTCCCCTTCCGAACGGGCGGTGCTTTGGGGGTTCGCGCTCCTTCTGTTGGCCCTACTCCTTCGGGGGGCGCTCCCCGTCCTCACGACCCTCCTCTCTTTCGCCCTCAAGGTGAGCCTCCCCTTCCTCCTCGCGCTCTTCGTGGCGTACCTCCTCGAGCCCGGCGTGCGCGTCTTGGAGCGAAGGGGGTTCGAACGGCGACGCGCGGTTCAGGCCGTGTACGCCTTTTTCTTCCTCCTCGTCGGCTTTGCGCTTGCCCTTGCGGTTTTCCGCCTGGACGAGGTAGCCAAGGGCGTGCAGTCCTTCTTGCATCGCCTCGCCGCATCCTTCGAAGAACTGGGCGACGGAACGGAAGGTCCCTTGGCGGCTCTCCCCCCTTCGCTGCGCGCAGAGGTCCTCCGTTGGGGAGCCCACCTCTACGCCCGCCTTCCCGAGCTCGCCGTCGCCCAGTTGGAAAAGCTCGACAATCTGTGGAACTTCGTCTTCGTTGTCACCCTGTCTCCGTTCATCGCCTACTTTTACCTAGTCGACGGCGAGGCCTTCTTCCGCTTCTTTGCCCTGGGGGTACCGCCGGCATGGCGCGCGACCTTTGCCCACCTTCTGTTTCGGATCGACGGGCGTCTCGCGCGCTACGTGCGCGGGCTCGTCTACGTCGCCGTCTTAGAGGGCATCCTCGTCTATCTGGGGTACCGCCTCGTGGGGTTGCCCTTCGCCGCCGTCTTCGCCGTCCTCACCGCGATATTCGAGTTCGTCCCCTTCGTGGGGCCCGTACTCGCGGCGGGTTTTCCCCTCCTCTACGCTGTACCTTTGGGTTGGTCGAAAGTGCTTTCCGCATTTGCCGTCGTCCTTGTCGCCCAACTCGTGGAAAACAACCTCTTGTCCCCGCTTATTTCCGGGAAGGTCACCGACCTTCACCCCCTCGCCATCCTCACGGCCGTACTCGTCGGCGGAGAGCTTTTGGGCTTTTTGGGGATGGTCCTCGCCGTTCCCGTTTCCCTCGTCGTTCGGGAGGTCGTATTCGCGTGGGATTCTCTTCGCGCCCCGGAGGGGCCCACTCCTTCTCCGGACGGGTAA